The following proteins come from a genomic window of Microbacterium sp. JZ31:
- a CDS encoding HNH endonuclease signature motif containing protein, which translates to MDLLTELEHRIDAVTAFVFAAVRDVSGFADDDVVRFLALAAQLTQAGERMSAIGAGVVASRSDRASGHGGLAQSRGHRNAASLVQELSGSSRADAAKRVRLGEALLEAGTSPRVAGEPSAQEAVIAAPWHSVVDAALMDGRITTAQADAILRGLDAPPVEPGEEAATPDAVEAWRLASEQLLDEVAVRTVEDLAAAARQIRDRLDPTGAEARYLARHDARSFRMWTDEQGVRHARIRFDDHGAAWVKAMIDAALRPRRGGPRFVDPDEAAAAQHLIDDPRTNEQLAYDLVLDVLTAGATTEAEKVFGARRPGVRIVVVKDDPVGHLEDGGDAVPTIAVEQAICGSGAVEVVVDACGNPLDVGRDQRLFTPKQRLALAVRDGGCVWPGCTMPASYCEAHHIDEWKAHGGRTDIDRGVLLCRYHHMNLHHRGHRIRREGKGPLTLHPPDGPPHDLRSKSPLRWRWDPPGRAVAPARMGAVGPPGAGLSTDARCGNGAGRL; encoded by the coding sequence ATGGACCTCCTCACCGAACTCGAGCATCGGATCGACGCCGTCACGGCGTTCGTCTTCGCTGCCGTGCGAGACGTGAGCGGGTTCGCGGATGACGATGTCGTGCGGTTCCTCGCGCTCGCGGCGCAGCTCACGCAGGCCGGCGAGCGGATGAGCGCGATCGGCGCCGGCGTGGTCGCGTCGCGGTCCGATCGAGCGTCGGGTCATGGCGGCCTGGCGCAGTCGCGCGGGCACCGCAACGCGGCCTCGCTGGTGCAGGAGCTGTCGGGCTCATCGCGTGCCGACGCGGCGAAGCGCGTGCGACTGGGGGAGGCGCTGCTCGAGGCGGGGACGTCTCCGCGGGTGGCGGGGGAACCCAGCGCCCAAGAGGCCGTGATCGCGGCGCCGTGGCATTCCGTGGTCGATGCGGCACTGATGGACGGACGGATCACCACCGCGCAGGCGGATGCCATCCTGCGGGGGCTCGATGCGCCCCCGGTCGAGCCCGGCGAGGAGGCAGCGACCCCAGATGCGGTCGAGGCGTGGCGGCTCGCGTCGGAGCAGCTGCTGGACGAGGTGGCGGTGCGGACCGTGGAGGATCTCGCGGCCGCGGCCCGGCAGATCCGCGACCGCCTCGACCCGACGGGCGCCGAAGCACGCTATCTCGCGCGGCACGACGCCAGGTCGTTCCGGATGTGGACGGACGAGCAGGGCGTGCGGCATGCCCGCATCCGCTTCGACGACCACGGCGCCGCGTGGGTGAAGGCGATGATCGACGCCGCCCTGCGCCCACGTCGAGGTGGGCCGCGGTTCGTCGACCCGGACGAGGCCGCCGCCGCGCAGCATCTGATCGACGACCCTCGCACGAACGAGCAGCTGGCCTACGACCTCGTGCTCGACGTGCTGACGGCCGGCGCGACCACGGAGGCAGAGAAGGTGTTCGGGGCCCGCCGGCCCGGCGTCCGAATCGTCGTGGTCAAGGACGATCCGGTGGGTCACCTCGAGGACGGCGGCGACGCCGTGCCGACGATCGCGGTGGAGCAGGCGATCTGCGGCAGCGGCGCCGTCGAGGTCGTCGTCGACGCCTGCGGCAACCCGCTCGACGTCGGACGCGACCAGAGGCTCTTCACCCCGAAGCAGCGCCTCGCGCTCGCGGTCCGCGACGGCGGGTGCGTCTGGCCCGGATGCACGATGCCCGCCTCGTACTGCGAGGCGCATCACATCGACGAGTGGAAGGCCCACGGCGGCCGCACCGACATCGACCGTGGTGTGCTGCTGTGCCGCTACCACCACATGAACCTGCACCACCGGGGTCACCGCATCCGGCGCGAGGGCAAGGGCCCGCTGACGCTGCACCCGCCCGACGGGCCGCCGCACGATCTGCGGTCCAAGTCGCCGCTGCGCTGGCGCTGGGACCCGCCCGGTCGAGCCGTGGCGCCAGCGCGAATGGGAGCCGTCGGCCCGCCGGGAGCGGGGCTCTCGACCGATGCCCGATGCGGCAACGGTGCCGGGCGGCTCTGA